ACGATTGCGGAGAGGTGCCGGAGTGGTCGAACGGGGCGGTCTCGAAAACCGTTGTGCGCTTACGCGTACCGTGGGTTCGAATCCCACCCTCTCCGCCAGAATACAAAGCCTCGGTCCCAGAGACCGGGGCTTTTTTCTTTCATAACCCTCAGAAAACAAGGATTTTTAGCGTTTTCGTGTTCCGGCGTGTTCCAAGGCGATCTTGCGTGTTCCAGGTTTGTAATGTATGTTTATATGTATGTTGTTGGTGTGAGGAAACATGGCAAGGCAAACGAATAAGCTCACAGCGCGGTCTGTCGCATCCATCACGAAACCTGGGTTTCATGGAGATGGGAACAACCTGTGGCTCCAGGTGACGAAATCCGGCACCAAAAATTGGGCCTTCCGATACACCTTTCAGGGCAAATCCCACACGATGGGGCTTGGGCCGGTCTCGCTTGTTGATCTCAAGGACGCCCGTCAAAAGGCACAGGATGCCCGCAAGCTGCTGCTCAATGGGATCGATCCACTTGAGCAGAAGAAAGCAGATGCCGTTGCCCAGCGCCTGGAACAGGCAAATTCCATCACCTTCCAGAAGGCTGCTGAGGAATATATCGAGTCGCATAAATCCGGCTGGAAAAACGCCAAGCATGCGGCTCAGTGGTCCGCCACATTGGAAACCTACGCTTATTCTGAATTTGGAGATTTGCCTGTTGCCTCCATCAATGTGGGCCTTGTGATGCGGGTGCTGGAACCCATTTGGACGAAAAAGGCTGAAACGGCTTCTCGGGTGAGGGGGCGGATAGAGGCCATTTTGGATTGGGCCAAAGTTCGTGGTTATCGAACCGGGGAAAACCCTGCTAGCTGGAAAGGCAATCTCGATCACCTCTTGCCCGCCCGTTCGAAAGTGCGGCGCGTAAAGCATCATGCAGCCTTGCCCTACACAGAGGTTGGTGACTTCATCAAAGAATTACGTGAGCAACAAGGCACGGCTGCTCGTGCGTTTGAGTTTACAATTCTGACAGCCGTTCGAACGGGGGAGGCGTTGGGTGCAACATGGGCTGAAATTGATCTGGATAACAAAACCTGGACGATACCGGCTGAACGCATGAAAGCCGACAAAGAGCACCGAGTGCCTCTGTCGGATCGCGCCGTGAATATTCTCAAAGCGGTTGGGCAGGAATTTTCAATGAAGCCTGAACTTCCGCTTTTCCCCGGTCAACGTGTCAAAAAGCCTCTTAGCAATATGGCGTTCCTGATGCTCCTGAGGCGGATGGAGAAGGAAGGTATCACGGCTCACGGCTTCCGTTCGACATTCCGCGATTGGGCGGCTGAACAGACCTCATTCCCACAGGAGGTTGCTGAAATGGCCCTCGCTCACACCATCGCCAACAAAGTTGAAGCGGCTTATCGTCGTGGTGATTTGTTCGAGAAGAGACGTGAGTTGATGGGTGAGTGGGAAAAATATTGTGACAAAAGTTTTAAGTCTGGAGAAGTAAACCTAGGCAGGTGGGATAACTAGCATTGCCAACTCGAGTTATCCTTGAACGTACTGTTATTCCTACTGGGTATATGGGAGCAATCGCCTTTCTGGCGATCATTGCCTACCCTGGTAAGGGCGAATATCACAAGCGTGATGAATTAGTGGAAGCATCTAAGTCATGGATTTTGAAAGAAGCCACCCAAAAGGGATCGCCGGAAAGGGCAGAGGTTTACGAAAAATATAGGCAGTATCCAAACCAGCAAATTGACGGCAAGTTACGACAGCTTGAAGCACGAGTATGGAAGAGATTGTGCGTTGCTGAATTGGCTCGAGACATCATCCGCCAACACCAATTCGCCACGCACCTTCCTGACAGCCTTAAGAAATCAAACCGAGAATTGCGGCTTAAATACCTTGATGAAACCTACGCAACGAGCGGCAGTAATTTTGACGTTTTGCAAAGCGAAAAGACATTCAGAAAAAGAGAGTGGAAGCCTTCGCTTCCCATCCTGCATTATGCAATTTCCCTTTTGGCTATGGTTCTAAAAGGTGAATCCTTTAGTATTCGTGATCTTGTTCTGTCGCCTGATTGGCTTCCCGAAATAATAAAGGGAGCAACGGGGCATGCTTTGCTTATTGATCAATATATCGATGATGACTTTCAGAGAATTGAGATAGCACTATCCAACTGTTGAATCTTTGCCTCCCTTTAGGCTGATCATCCTGTGTTTTGTTCCTGTAGATGCCAAATCCAAGCAACAGGAGCCATAGCCATGCAAAAAATTCTCAGGCGTACCAAAGTTGAAGCTCTTACCGGGCTTTCGAGATCTACAATTTATAACCTTATGAACGAGGGGTTGTTTCCACTTCCAATCAGGATTGGGCGGGGCGCTGTGGGTTGGTTGGAGAGTGAAGTCGACTCGTACATTTCTTCATGCATTGAAGAAAGAGACCAGCAAGCATCCGTTGTTGGCCGAAATGGTGAGTTGCCAAAATCCACAACAATGTAGAAAGCAAAAACCCCCGTTCGGTGGCCGCCGACGAGGGTTATCAAGAGGTGTTCAGAAGATGCCTAATCGTACTCTTCCCCCGAGCTCGGGGCAACCTTCCCATGCCGAAAGACTACGAAGGATCAGATTCGATTATGTAATCAAAAAATCAGGTATTCGTCGCCGTTTTCAACGAATTGCCATAGAAGCGAATTTAGCCATACACGAATTATCGCAATACCCTTGGCATGGAGAATACACAGCACGGTTAGGGATCGTTCTAGATCGAACTCTTGAAGCACTTGAGGATTGGAGCTTCCAAAAATTTATCGATGCTGCATATGAGGCACATTTCAATAGGGTAATTCCTCATTCCGTTTCTCGAGCAGCCTGTTTAACGCCCTTTTCTTGGGCTTGGGAAGATACGCATGAAATTGCCAGTATCCTCATGATGTATGAGGAGGTTTGTGATGGATGAGGATGTCAAACACACCCTGTCATTAAAGCGGCTTCAAACCATATTAGGTGATTTCAGAACCAGCATATCTCCCTCTCGTTTCACTATGATTGAGCAGGCAAATATTAAGCCTAGAGAATTTTTATATGGACGATCCATTATTAGAAAATATGTCAGCCTCCTTGTCGCTCCAGGAGGGGTTGGCAAATCGGCACTGACGATTATGCAAGCCTTGGCCATGGTGACGGGAAAGCCCCTACTCGGGGAGCATGTTCATAGGGGAGCTCTGAGGGTTTCGATTATGGGACTGGAAGATCCATATGATGAACTAGAGCGTCGTATAATCGCAGCTTGTTCACATTATGGAATCACATCCCAGGACATTGGCGGTGATGATTGTCGATTGTTCGTGAATTCAGGACGTGATCAGAAACTCTGTATCACCATGAATTCTCGTGAAGGTGCCATTGTCGATGACGGTGTGAAGCAAGATCTGATTGAAGAAATCAAATTCAAAAACATTGATGTTGTGATCATTGATCCATTCGTATCCAGTCATTCAGCATCAGAAAATGACAATGTGGCAATGGATGCTGTAGCAAAAGCATGGGCGGACATTGCCGACAAAGCAAATTGCGCCATATTGCTCGTTCATCATAGTCGTAAGTTGAATGGAGAGCAGATCTCAGCGGAAGCGGCACGTGGTGCAAGCTCGGTTCTTGCCGCAGCACGATCAGGCTGTGTCATTAATCCCATGACAGAAAACGAGGCAGCCAAACTAGGGATGGACACTCACAGAGGATATTTTCGTGTCATCGATGACAAATCAAATATCGCTCCACCCGTAGATAAATCCGACTGGTATCGGATCGTGAACGTCACTTTACAAAATGGCGATCATGTTGGGGTGGTAGAGCGCTGGCAGCCACCTAATCCATATGACGCAATTACGCCGAACGTAATATTAATGATTCAATCTGCTGTGGCTGGTCAAGGATATCGAGAGAACGTGCAAGCTAAACTGTGGGTCGGCCACATTGTTGGAAAAATCATTGGATTTGATGCGTCAACATCCGCAGGGAGATTCCGCGCCAACGTTCTGATGAGATCGTGGATTGAAGAGGGCTACTTTATCGTAGTTGAGCGCCCTGACGAAAACCGTCGTCCACGGAAATTTGTAGAAGTTGGTCAATTTATCCAGGTTGCTCCACCAGATAATGCTGGAGCAGGTTATAGTGGAGCGGTGTAGCTCAAAACACGCTCCACCACCCCCTATTTATTATAGGGGGTGAGTGGTGGTGGTAGTGGTTGGCTGTGGATGAATATCAAAACTTACGGGCGCTAAAAATAAGTTCGGGGAACGGTCTTGTGGGGATCGTGTTTCCCACTTTTAGAACCTCCCCCCCCTACCTTAGATTGGAGGCTCACAATTTCTGCCATCGTTCCAGCATGATCGTATACGCCTCCTCGAAATGGTCGAGGCTAGTTTGTTCAATCGTGATCCGACATTCTGGCCAAGCTGACTGAGTTTCACGAGCAAAGGTCTTACCCTGTAATAGATGGGTAATTTGCTCTTCCGAAGCTAGTTGCTCTATTGGGAGGCCATCGACCGCTGCATGCCGTGCGTATGATGGTCCGCAAGCTCTTCCAGCGGATCTAGCGGTAAGGACGGTAATTCCGTGTTGAGTGATCTTTACGATGTTTAGGAAGTCGTATTTCTCAATTCTACAATGCTTCCTGATCCTGATTTGGCCAACAGCATTCTTCGTCTCAGGCACACAGATAATGTACCAATCTCCAACTTGTTTCCAATCTGGGTCGGGTGTGGTTGGTGTTTTTTGTACTGATGTGGCAGGTTGTCCCAGGTATGGCTGACAGGCTGATAACAGGATTGAGAATAATAAACATATCGCTGCGACTTCGCGTTTCATTGCCAATTTTCACCAATCAGATAGGAATACTTATGAATCATCTGATTTTAAGATAATCTGAAAAATAGATTAAGTGAAGCACCCTTTACGGAGGGTGCAATGGAAAAGACATTAGGCTCGGAGCGACACAAGGCTTTGATTGTTTTTTTGATTCAGCAGCGTGAAGCCGTTGGAATGACGCAGGCTGATTTGGCTAATGCAATTGAGGAATATCAGTCTTTTGTCGCTCGTTTAGAAAGCGGACAAAGGCGTGTTGACGTAGTGGAGCTATTGCGTTTGTCCGAGGTCTTGAAATTCGATCCGCATAAAATTGTTGATGAATTAATTACTCTCTAAAATTCTCAGGCCATTCCGCTTCAAGAAGCATTTGAGCCTTTGGATCATTCAAGGGCATTCCATTGTTCAGATGAATACCGTATTCAAGCAACCAGTTCATAATAAGCTGATGGAGTTTTGCAATTGTGTATATGGACATTGAACAGATCTCTTGAAGAGACCGAGGGGGAACCTCAAGAAAATCACCATTATTAAATTTCAGAGAACGATTCACATACGTGCAATGCATCTTTGCATTATCTTGGGTATTGAATTTTGAGCTCTCAATGGGGCCCA
This region of Candidatus Paceibacterota bacterium genomic DNA includes:
- a CDS encoding integrase arm-type DNA-binding domain-containing protein — protein: MARQTNKLTARSVASITKPGFHGDGNNLWLQVTKSGTKNWAFRYTFQGKSHTMGLGPVSLVDLKDARQKAQDARKLLLNGIDPLEQKKADAVAQRLEQANSITFQKAAEEYIESHKSGWKNAKHAAQWSATLETYAYSEFGDLPVASINVGLVMRVLEPIWTKKAETASRVRGRIEAILDWAKVRGYRTGENPASWKGNLDHLLPARSKVRRVKHHAALPYTEVGDFIKELREQQGTAARAFEFTILTAVRTGEALGATWAEIDLDNKTWTIPAERMKADKEHRVPLSDRAVNILKAVGQEFSMKPELPLFPGQRVKKPLSNMAFLMLLRRMEKEGITAHGFRSTFRDWAAEQTSFPQEVAEMALAHTIANKVEAAYRRGDLFEKRRELMGEWEKYCDKSFKSGEVNLGRWDN
- a CDS encoding AlpA family transcriptional regulator, whose protein sequence is MQKILRRTKVEALTGLSRSTIYNLMNEGLFPLPIRIGRGAVGWLESEVDSYISSCIEERDQQASVVGRNGELPKSTTM
- a CDS encoding AAA family ATPase — encoded protein: MDEDVKHTLSLKRLQTILGDFRTSISPSRFTMIEQANIKPREFLYGRSIIRKYVSLLVAPGGVGKSALTIMQALAMVTGKPLLGEHVHRGALRVSIMGLEDPYDELERRIIAACSHYGITSQDIGGDDCRLFVNSGRDQKLCITMNSREGAIVDDGVKQDLIEEIKFKNIDVVIIDPFVSSHSASENDNVAMDAVAKAWADIADKANCAILLVHHSRKLNGEQISAEAARGASSVLAAARSGCVINPMTENEAAKLGMDTHRGYFRVIDDKSNIAPPVDKSDWYRIVNVTLQNGDHVGVVERWQPPNPYDAITPNVILMIQSAVAGQGYRENVQAKLWVGHIVGKIIGFDASTSAGRFRANVLMRSWIEEGYFIVVERPDENRRPRKFVEVGQFIQVAPPDNAGAGYSGAV
- a CDS encoding helix-turn-helix domain-containing protein; the protein is MEKTLGSERHKALIVFLIQQREAVGMTQADLANAIEEYQSFVARLESGQRRVDVVELLRLSEVLKFDPHKIVDELITL